One Nonomuraea angiospora DNA segment encodes these proteins:
- the lanL gene encoding class IV lanthionine synthetase LanL yields the protein MRWGKAVSDALMAFFSYQADALRYRGMTVDFNVLDRLTQFADSNGREIYEDDTWISVHDPHHDIPLQGWKIHISARPGTLGDTLERALPILAGTGCAFKVARSTHRLMELNSGDVDPGAVGKAMTVYPEQDAVVELGHALADALSGLSAPRVVSDRRVRPDAPVYYRYAPFAPQYRVDENGDFELIVIGPDGEQLPGAAGPEFTCPPWATDPFRPTEPAGTGPSEPDERPSLGTLPPAQTTGQAADGGSGRLIGGRYRVTSGVVRGPRGNVYRATDATGRRVVVKEARAYVGENVEGWDLRMYLRNELRVLQALKGVAGVPEPIDHFRHGEDEFLVMTDAGSRDLNRFVAENGLFTGEPATGERDLGTLAVRLLEVIDAVHARGVVIRDLSPKNVVLGEDGRCTLIDFGNSRYDGLQLPGWSRGYSVPDQHTDRESVPADDYFSLGATLFFAATGMNPIMIGADPVRNVERTLMCLAGMFPGVTTGILGLLPGLLSLDPADRTAAAAELRSASGPVPAGLGDGRPATEQPQARRWKLPSPPRLTGELLSKALDHTVRECAAFAEQLMAAPEDARRESPPVTNVYGGSAGVGMELLHHPEAKAVAADLARWTARVMPPAKLPPSLYFGRTGTALFLAAARLSAAPDLAAPAPVTIDGPQRADQAHGVAGIGSGHLALAALDPADARHLRIAAECARLLIAGEVTRSQDAVAPAQPGSGVSVDTAYAHGDAGCADFLLSYHEATGDRAAGEAARERLAALAVQAESLIGELHGPDARAMGASWCQGMSGITGTLARAARAYGEDRYLELAERGARACLVVAPQAWVVSQCCGLAGIGEALIDLAMVTGDDGYWRHAEDIAERMLVRAGGEPAQPVFPGNDLDKAAYTWSTGTAGVLSFLRRLDRRSGARLWTADWQPPEPDRAAVGSAASGRGD from the coding sequence ATGCGCTGGGGAAAGGCCGTCAGCGATGCTCTGATGGCCTTTTTCTCATATCAGGCAGATGCGCTCCGTTATCGAGGGATGACCGTGGACTTTAATGTGCTCGACCGCCTTACCCAATTTGCAGATTCGAATGGTAGGGAAATATACGAGGACGACACGTGGATCAGCGTTCACGATCCTCACCACGACATTCCTTTGCAGGGCTGGAAAATCCATATTTCCGCACGTCCCGGCACCCTCGGCGACACTCTTGAGCGCGCGTTGCCGATCCTGGCCGGCACCGGCTGCGCCTTCAAGGTCGCCCGCTCCACCCACAGGCTCATGGAGCTCAACTCCGGCGACGTCGACCCGGGAGCCGTGGGCAAGGCCATGACGGTCTACCCGGAGCAGGACGCGGTGGTCGAGCTGGGCCACGCCCTCGCCGACGCCCTGTCCGGGCTGTCGGCCCCGCGCGTCGTCAGCGATCGGCGGGTCCGCCCCGACGCTCCGGTGTACTACAGGTATGCCCCGTTCGCCCCGCAGTACCGCGTGGACGAGAACGGCGACTTCGAGCTGATCGTGATCGGGCCGGACGGCGAGCAACTGCCGGGCGCGGCCGGCCCCGAGTTCACCTGCCCGCCCTGGGCCACCGACCCGTTCCGCCCCACGGAGCCCGCCGGGACCGGCCCGTCGGAGCCTGATGAACGGCCGTCCCTGGGAACGCTGCCGCCCGCGCAGACAACCGGGCAGGCCGCCGACGGCGGCAGCGGGCGGCTCATCGGCGGCCGGTACCGCGTGACGTCCGGCGTCGTGCGTGGCCCGCGCGGAAACGTCTACCGCGCCACCGACGCCACCGGGCGGCGGGTCGTGGTCAAGGAGGCCCGCGCGTACGTCGGGGAGAACGTCGAGGGCTGGGACCTGCGGATGTACCTCCGCAACGAGCTGCGCGTCCTGCAGGCGCTCAAGGGCGTGGCAGGCGTACCGGAGCCGATCGACCACTTCCGGCACGGCGAGGACGAGTTCCTCGTCATGACCGACGCGGGCAGCCGCGACCTCAACCGATTCGTCGCGGAGAACGGCCTGTTCACCGGGGAGCCCGCCACCGGCGAGCGCGACCTCGGCACGCTCGCCGTCCGGCTGCTGGAGGTGATCGACGCGGTCCACGCGCGCGGCGTCGTCATCCGCGACCTGTCGCCCAAGAACGTCGTGCTCGGCGAGGACGGCCGCTGCACCCTGATCGACTTCGGCAACAGCAGGTACGACGGGCTGCAGCTGCCCGGCTGGAGCCGCGGCTACAGCGTTCCCGACCAGCACACCGACCGTGAGTCCGTGCCCGCGGACGACTACTTCTCGCTGGGCGCCACCCTGTTCTTCGCGGCCACCGGGATGAACCCGATCATGATCGGCGCGGACCCGGTGCGCAACGTCGAGCGCACGCTCATGTGCCTGGCGGGGATGTTCCCGGGCGTCACGACGGGCATCCTCGGCCTGCTGCCGGGGCTGCTGAGCCTCGACCCCGCCGACCGCACTGCCGCCGCCGCCGAGCTCAGATCCGCTTCCGGACCGGTTCCCGCCGGCCTCGGCGACGGGCGGCCCGCCACCGAGCAGCCGCAGGCGAGACGGTGGAAGCTGCCCTCCCCGCCCAGGCTCACCGGCGAACTGCTGTCCAAGGCGCTCGACCACACCGTGCGCGAGTGCGCGGCCTTCGCCGAGCAGCTGATGGCCGCGCCCGAGGACGCCCGCCGGGAGAGCCCGCCGGTGACCAACGTCTACGGCGGCAGTGCCGGGGTCGGCATGGAGCTGCTGCACCACCCGGAGGCCAAGGCCGTGGCCGCCGACCTGGCCCGGTGGACGGCCCGCGTGATGCCGCCCGCCAAGCTCCCGCCCTCGCTGTACTTCGGCCGTACCGGCACCGCGCTGTTCCTGGCCGCGGCCCGGCTGAGCGCCGCGCCGGACCTGGCGGCCCCGGCCCCCGTCACCATCGACGGCCCGCAGCGGGCCGACCAGGCACACGGCGTGGCAGGCATCGGCTCGGGCCATCTGGCCCTGGCCGCCCTCGACCCCGCGGACGCCCGGCACCTGCGGATCGCCGCCGAGTGCGCCCGGCTGCTGATCGCCGGTGAGGTCACGCGGTCGCAGGACGCCGTGGCACCCGCCCAGCCCGGCTCCGGCGTGTCGGTCGACACGGCCTACGCCCACGGCGACGCGGGCTGCGCGGACTTCCTGCTCTCCTACCACGAGGCCACCGGCGACCGGGCGGCGGGCGAGGCGGCCCGGGAGCGGCTGGCGGCGCTGGCCGTCCAGGCCGAGTCGCTGATCGGCGAGTTGCACGGCCCTGACGCCCGGGCCATGGGGGCCTCCTGGTGCCAGGGCATGTCGGGCATCACCGGCACACTGGCCCGCGCGGCCCGCGCGTACGGCGAGGACCGCTACCTGGAGCTGGCCGAGCGGGGCGCGCGGGCGTGCCTGGTCGTCGCCCCGCAGGCCTGGGTGGTCTCTCAGTGCTGCGGCCTGGCGGGCATCGGCGAAGCGCTGATCGACCTGGCGATGGTCACGGGCGACGACGGCTACTGGCGCCACGCCGAGGACATCGCCGAGCGGATGCTGGTACGGGCCGGCGGCGAGCCGGCGCAGCCGGTCTTCCCCGGCAACGACCTCGACAAGGCGGCCTACACCTGGAGCACCGGCACCGCGGGCGTCCTGTCGTTCCTGCGCCGCCTCGACCGCCGCTCCGGCGCACGGCTGTGGACGGCCGACTGGCAGCCGCCCGAGCCGGACCGGGCGGCGGTGGGATCAGCGGCGAGCGGGAGAGGCGACTGA
- a CDS encoding SflA family class IV lanthipeptide has translation MSVLALEPRDAGVLEYEDLAVDFEGELNKLLHGPQACVNTCKRTVCSSFPCCPSIV, from the coding sequence ATGTCGGTCCTCGCACTGGAGCCCCGCGACGCCGGAGTCCTGGAGTACGAAGACCTCGCCGTCGACTTCGAAGGCGAGCTCAACAAGCTGCTCCACGGCCCCCAGGCCTGCGTCAACACCTGCAAGCGCACGGTCTGCAGCAGCTTCCCCTGCTGCCCGTCCATTGTGTGA
- a CDS encoding ABC transporter ATP-binding protein — protein sequence MRLWRRRRRTSVPDDRSGLVAQYWESHDEHLLTATLGTIARRLPSLVAAALRMAWQASPRDTAVALAGNLAAGVFTVFGLVATSDVLASLLAAGPTLDRVWTALPSLLLVAAATGLRGALLAGAGWAQARLKPLVERLAETRLFELTTRVELAAFDDHDFHNAMRRARDSGVPDTATVVETTIAVVTGAVGVLASAVALGLLHPILMPLLLVAAVPAGWAAVRMARLGYQAFYRLSAARRRKFMLSDLMAERQPAAEVRAFTLRDFLLGQYAKVADLEQDVQLDVARRRAATKAGGDLLTGVATAGVYVVLGVLLAGGVIPLSVAGAAVLAIRTGQMSLTALIQTMNRLYEAGLYFGDYLAFCESARERVPPPPATPAEPAPFRLLTAENITFTYPGADRPALSGVSVTVGRGEVIALVGENGSGKTTLAKLLAGLYRPQEGTIRWDGVDLGAFDGDALRRRISVIAQDHTRWPLTVRENIVMGHPLEEDRLAAASAAAGADEVVARLPDGYDALLDRRFRGGHDLSGGQWQRIAVARGFYRDDAALVIFDEPTSALDARAEHALFERIRGHAADRTIVLITHRLASVRYADRIYVLDGGAIAEQGTHAELMERDGLYAGLYELQASAYHQPVP from the coding sequence GTGAGGCTCTGGCGGCGCCGACGCAGGACGAGCGTCCCGGACGACCGATCGGGGCTCGTGGCCCAGTACTGGGAGAGTCACGACGAACACCTGCTGACCGCCACCCTCGGCACGATCGCCCGCAGGCTGCCGTCCCTGGTGGCCGCCGCGCTGCGGATGGCGTGGCAGGCCAGTCCTCGCGACACGGCCGTGGCCCTGGCGGGCAACCTCGCGGCCGGCGTCTTCACGGTCTTCGGCCTGGTGGCCACCTCCGACGTGCTGGCCTCGCTGCTGGCCGCCGGTCCCACGCTCGACCGGGTATGGACCGCGCTGCCCTCGCTGCTGCTCGTGGCCGCCGCCACCGGGTTGCGCGGAGCGCTGCTGGCCGGCGCCGGATGGGCGCAGGCCCGGCTCAAACCGCTGGTCGAACGGCTGGCCGAGACCCGACTGTTCGAGCTGACCACCCGGGTGGAGCTGGCCGCGTTCGACGACCACGACTTCCACAACGCGATGCGGCGGGCCCGCGACAGCGGCGTGCCCGACACCGCCACCGTGGTGGAGACGACGATCGCCGTGGTCACCGGCGCGGTGGGCGTGCTGGCCTCGGCCGTGGCGCTCGGCCTGCTGCACCCGATCCTCATGCCGTTGCTGCTGGTCGCCGCCGTGCCGGCGGGATGGGCCGCGGTACGCATGGCGCGGCTGGGCTACCAGGCGTTCTACCGGCTGTCCGCCGCGCGGCGGCGCAAGTTCATGCTGTCGGACCTGATGGCCGAGCGGCAGCCCGCCGCCGAAGTGCGGGCGTTCACGCTCCGGGACTTCCTGCTCGGCCAGTACGCCAAGGTCGCCGACCTGGAGCAGGACGTTCAGCTCGACGTGGCACGGCGGCGGGCCGCGACCAAGGCGGGCGGCGACCTGCTGACCGGCGTGGCCACGGCGGGCGTGTACGTGGTGCTCGGCGTGCTGCTGGCCGGCGGCGTCATCCCGCTGTCGGTGGCCGGCGCGGCCGTGCTGGCGATCAGGACCGGGCAGATGTCGCTCACCGCCCTGATCCAGACCATGAACCGGCTCTACGAGGCGGGCCTCTACTTCGGCGACTACCTGGCCTTCTGCGAGTCCGCCCGGGAGCGCGTCCCCCCGCCGCCGGCGACCCCCGCCGAGCCGGCGCCGTTCCGCCTGCTGACGGCCGAGAACATCACGTTCACCTACCCCGGAGCCGACCGGCCCGCACTGTCGGGCGTCAGCGTGACGGTCGGCCGGGGCGAGGTCATCGCCCTGGTCGGCGAGAACGGCTCGGGCAAGACGACCCTGGCCAAGCTGCTGGCCGGGCTGTACCGGCCGCAGGAGGGCACGATCCGCTGGGACGGCGTGGACCTCGGCGCGTTCGACGGTGACGCGTTGCGGCGGCGGATCTCCGTGATCGCCCAGGATCACACGCGCTGGCCGCTCACCGTCCGCGAGAACATCGTCATGGGGCACCCCCTGGAGGAGGACCGGCTGGCCGCCGCCTCCGCCGCGGCGGGCGCCGACGAGGTGGTGGCGCGGCTGCCCGACGGCTACGACGCGCTGCTCGACCGCCGCTTCCGAGGCGGCCACGACCTGTCGGGCGGCCAGTGGCAGCGCATCGCCGTGGCACGCGGTTTCTACCGCGACGATGCCGCGCTGGTCATCTTCGACGAGCCGACCTCGGCCCTGGACGCCCGTGCCGAGCACGCCCTGTTCGAGCGGATCCGCGGCCACGCCGCCGACCGCACCATCGTGCTCATCACCCACCGGCTGGCCAGCGTCCGCTACGCCGACCGCATCTACGTGCTGGACGGCGGCGCGATCGCCGAGCAGGGCACGCACGCCGAACTGATGGAACGCGACGGCCTGTACGCCGGCCTGTACGAGCTGCAGGCCTCCGCCTACCACCAGCCGGTGCCATGA
- a CDS encoding MauE/DoxX family redox-associated membrane protein, with product MIVAESAYLAVTAALLAAALVKLRDVPGFARSVAGYQVLPDSLAGPAAVGVLVAELAAGGLLLAPGGRRWGAVVAAVLFAAFLAAMASVMRRRMSVDCGCFGGRDLVGAGTLLRTGLLLVLAVTAAVTGPVAFAPVQLPVAAVLLGLAFLPARLLRAERATYGPRPGTRFALNGGPEPAGDRTMYALVSPECGLCKAMLPEFAAAAGRLEVALVSAVEGYDGAGLPVVVDPEVFDRNDIPWPPYVVVTDRTGTVLSAGGAADPAQLEQVLSLAEAVAPRDGR from the coding sequence ATGATCGTCGCCGAGTCGGCGTACCTCGCCGTGACCGCGGCGCTGCTGGCCGCGGCGCTGGTCAAGCTGCGGGACGTGCCCGGCTTCGCCCGCTCGGTGGCGGGCTACCAGGTGCTGCCGGACAGCCTGGCCGGGCCGGCCGCGGTGGGCGTGCTCGTGGCCGAGCTGGCCGCCGGCGGGCTGCTGCTCGCTCCGGGCGGCCGGCGGTGGGGCGCCGTGGTGGCGGCGGTCCTGTTCGCCGCGTTCCTGGCGGCCATGGCCTCCGTGATGCGGCGCCGGATGTCCGTGGACTGCGGGTGCTTCGGCGGCCGTGACCTCGTCGGGGCCGGCACGCTGCTGCGTACCGGCCTGCTGCTGGTCCTCGCGGTGACGGCGGCTGTGACCGGGCCGGTCGCGTTCGCGCCCGTCCAGCTTCCGGTGGCGGCGGTCCTGCTCGGGCTGGCCTTCCTGCCCGCGCGGCTGCTGCGCGCGGAGAGAGCCACGTACGGACCGCGTCCCGGCACGCGCTTCGCTCTCAACGGCGGGCCGGAGCCGGCCGGCGACCGGACGATGTACGCGCTGGTCTCGCCGGAGTGCGGGCTGTGCAAGGCGATGCTGCCGGAGTTCGCCGCGGCGGCCGGCCGCCTGGAGGTCGCGCTGGTCAGCGCGGTGGAGGGATACGACGGCGCCGGGCTGCCCGTGGTCGTGGACCCGGAGGTCTTCGACCGCAACGACATCCCCTGGCCGCCGTACGTGGTGGTGACCGACCGCACCGGCACGGTCCTGTCGGCGGGCGGCGCGGCCGATCCGGCACAGCTGGAGCAGGTCCTTTCGCTCGCAGAAGCGGTCGCTCCCCGAGACGGCCGCTGA